A portion of the Bubalus kerabau isolate K-KA32 ecotype Philippines breed swamp buffalo chromosome 1, PCC_UOA_SB_1v2, whole genome shotgun sequence genome contains these proteins:
- the PDE6H gene encoding retinal cone rhodopsin-sensitive cGMP 3',5'-cyclic phosphodiesterase subunit gamma: MSDNTVLAPPTSNQGPTTPRKGPPKFKQRQTRQFKSKPPKKGVKGFGDDIPGMEGLGTDITVICPWEAFSHLELHELAQFGII, translated from the exons ATGAGCGACAATACTGTGTTGGCTCCTCCAACTTCAAACCAGGGTCCCACCACCCCACGCAAAGGGCCCCCCAAGTTCAAGCAGAGGCAGACTCGTCAGTTCAAGAGCAAGCCTCCTAAGAAAGGTGTGAAAGG GTTTGGAGATGATATTCCAGGCATGGAGGGACTAGGAACAG ATATCACTGTGATCTGTCCTTGGGAGGCATTCAGCCACTTGGAGTTGCACGAGCTCGCTCAGTTTGggatcatctga